A stretch of Hemicordylus capensis ecotype Gifberg chromosome 9, rHemCap1.1.pri, whole genome shotgun sequence DNA encodes these proteins:
- the ENKD1 gene encoding enkurin domain-containing protein 1: MSEGPSRITGPIPPDPSICPDYYRRPLSARGRLEGNSLKLDLLPDPISLESSLYPTCYSARLTHPPPRIKPSAKHILEMGRNGTVGVLLQLDGISPWPELPAQRKGSKDHEKENLRRMREIQRKCREKEQARELSQPKPVKALWKSQKYENVESKVKARLQEQERAKEDGGPDVPGKQVGARQGSPWKGESPVSVNPEARRFLRAYSRCGTGIHPRRAPSPPPARPRAMEDPTTVDPQSRNAKSQEEDRKVDFITHNAQNAKRAQLQRSRSLQSLAEVLEQKRKEQEEYNAKQKGQVPRYLVERKDHWRKEAEQRQHDVPDPTMPPGHAKMPESQRLETLRNLKQTQEQLLKDLVLLPVRTDTLSIKNRRAGLEKKLSQIEEALKIFSRPKVFIKLDS; the protein is encoded by the exons ATGTCGGAAGGGCCTTCCAGGATCACGGGGCCCATCCCTCCTGACCCCAGCATTTGCCCAGACTACTACAGACGTCCTTTATCGG CACGAGGGAGGCTGGAAGGGAACTCTCTGAAGCTAGATCTGCTCCCTGACCCCATTTCTCTGGAGTCCAGCCTCTACCCCACATGCTACAGTGCTCGTCTCACCCATCCTCCTCCACGGATCAAACCCAGCGCCAAGCACATTCTGGAGATGGGACGAAATGGCACCGTAGGGGTCCTGCTGCAGTTGGATGGGATCTCCCCCTGGCCGGAGTTGCCAGCCCAGC GCAAGGGTTCCAAGGACCACGAGAAGGAGAATTTGAGGCGCATGAGAGAGATTCAGAGGAAATGCCGAGAGAAGGAGCAGGCCCGAGAGCTCAGCCAACCAAAGCCTGTGAAAGCCCTGTGGAAGTCCCAGAAGTATGAGAATGTGGAGTCCAAGGTGAAGGCCAGGCTACAG GAACAGGAGCGGGCGAAGGAAGACGGAGGGCCGGATGTTCCAGGGAAGCAAGTGGGAGCCCGGCAAGGAAGTCCATGGAAAGGG GAGAGCCCTGTCTCTGTGAATCCAGAGGCGCGGAGATTCCTGCGGGCCTATTCTCGTTGTGGCACAGGAATCCACCCGCGCAGAGCAccgtccccgccccccgcccggccGAGGGCAATGGAGGACCCCACAACTGTGGACCCGCAAAGCAGGAACGCCAAG agccaggaggaggaccGGAAGGTGGATTTTATCACCCACAATGCCCAGAATGCCAAACGGGCCCAGCTGCAGCGCTCTCGCTCCCTGCAGTCGCTGGCCGAGGTGCTGGAGCAGAAACGCAAGGAGCAGGAAGAGTACAACGCCAAGCAGAAAGGCCAGGTCCCTCGCTA CCTGGTGGAGAGGAAGGATCACTGGCGCAAAGAGGCGGAGCAGCGGCAGCACGACGTGCCTGACCCCACCATGCCCCCCGGCCACGCCAAGATGCCCGAGAGCCAGCGGCTGGAAACCCTCCGCAACCTCAAGCAGA cccaagagcagctgctgAAAGACCTCGTGTTGCTTCCGGTGCGGACAGACACACTGAGCATCAAAAACCGTCGGGCAGGTCTGGAGAAGAAGCTGTCGCAGATCGAGGAGGCGCTCAAGATCTTCTCCCGGCCCAAAGTCTTTATCAAGCTGGACTCCTAG